From a single Osmerus mordax isolate fOsmMor3 chromosome 14, fOsmMor3.pri, whole genome shotgun sequence genomic region:
- the dolpp1 gene encoding dolichyldiphosphatase 1 isoform X1 has translation MASEEQCSAPPQWRSISLTHVEFPAGDLTGQVLAYTSLLPMAVLVGFVTLIVFKRELHTISFFGGLVLNEGVNWLLKHILREPRPCGAGTHTTLNTEYGMPSSHSQFIWFFVVYFFLFLYLRMHQTNNARCVELLWRHILSIVLLGMALSVSYSRVYLLYHTWSQVFYGGVTGSTIGVVWFFFTQEVLTPLFPKMAAWPISEFFLVRDTSLIPNILWFEYTVTRSEARNRQRKLGTKLQ, from the exons ATGGCGTCGGAAGAGCAGTGCTCGGCACCACCTCAATGGCGGTCGATATCTCTAACCCATGTTGAGTTCCCTGCCG GTGACCTGACTGGACAAGTGTTGGCCTACACCAGCCTACTTCCAATGGCTGTTCTCGTGGGCTTCGTCACCCTCATAGTTTTCAAGCGAGAACTGCACACT ATCTCCTTCTTTGGTGGACTGGTGCTGAATGAAGGGGTGAACTGGCTGCTGAAGCACATTCTTAGGGAGCCACGCCCTTGTGGAG CAGGGACACATACAACCCTGAACACAGAGTATGGCATGCCTTCCAGTCATTCCCAGTTCATCTGGTTCTTTGTGGTTtacttctttctttttctttatttaaG AATGCATCAGACGAACAATGCTCGGTGTGTGGAGTTGCTGTGGAGACACATACTGTCCATCGTCTTGTTAGGGATGGCCTTATCGGTGTCCTACAGCAG GGTTTACCTGTTGTACCACACCTGGAGTCAGGTTTTCTATGGAGGAGTGACTGGCAGTACTATCGGGGTTGTGTGGTTCTTCTTCACGCAGGAGGTGCTGACACCGCTGTTCCCCAAGATGGCCGCTTG GCCGATATCAGAGTTCTTTCTGGTGCGAGACACAAGCCTGATCCCCAACATCCTATGGTTTGAGTACACAGTGACCAGATCTGAAGCGAG AAACAGACAACGAAAACTCGGAACAAAACTTCAGTGA
- the miga2 gene encoding mitoguardin 2, producing MSMKQGDGMSIAQALAMTVAEIPVFLYSTFGQSIFSQLRLTPSLKKVLFATALGSVALALTAHHMKRRGRKRKQVTAGKEGQKTVGIPEGLLRTGRPSSLKRIPLSGRQMMSPSTRSNDTMSGVSSLAPSKRSSSSHSLASVRVPSSPNQSANPSTPRDAEPVEEEPGTMEDANAENLYILGMELFEEALQKWEQALNVRHSSHSSASNNTSLALQGAACAEPPTVEVRNKVFADKLETLLHRAYHLQEDFGATIPPDSLLADFESEGTLILPNVGSSHRQRDDDATTITSDDSFFSAAELFESLEEVYHPVKSAALYEDALSLVREGRVVCRSPRTELLECYGDHDFLAKLHCVRQAFQVLLLDERHRTFFMETGKQMIAGLMVKANKSPKAFLESYEDMLLYTQREETWPVTKMELEGRGVVYMSFFDIVLDFILMDAFEDLESPPSSVVAVLRNRWLSDSFKETALATACWSVLKAKRRLLMVPDGFISHFYAISEHVSPVLAFGFLGPRQHLSEVCAIFKQQIVQYLKDMFDHDKVRFTSSQSLAEDILNLSHRRSEILLGYLGIDSLLQLNGSLPRDQGDSTGSN from the exons ATGTCTATGAAACAAGGTGACGGGATGTCCAtcgcacaggccttggccatgACGGTGGCGGAGATACCCGTGTTTCTGTACTCCACCTTTGGGCAG TCAATATTCTCCCAGCTGCGCCTGACGCCGAGCCTGAAGAAGGTGCTGTTCGCCACGGCGCTGGGGAGCGTCGCGTTGGCGCTCACGGCGCACCATATGAAGAGGCGGGGCAGAAAGAGGAAACAGGTGACGGCTGGGAAAGAGGGCCAGAAAACGGTGGGTATACCAGAGGGGCTGCTGAGGACGGGAAGGCCTTCGTCCTTGAAGAGAA TTCCTCTATCGGGGCGACAGATGATGAGCCCCAGCACCCGGAGCAACGACACCATGAGCGGCGTCTCCTCTCTGGCCCCCAGCAAACGCTCCAGCTCCTCGCACAGCCTGGCCTCG GTAAGGGTGCCGTCCTCTCCCAATCAGTCAGCCAATCCCTCGACTCCCCGGGACGCGGAGCCGGTAGAGGAGGAGCCCGGGACAATGGAAGATGCAAACGCAGAGAACCTCTACATCCTGG GGATGGAGTTGTTTGAGGAGGCCCTGCAGAAGTGGGAGCAGGCCCTGAACGTCCGCCATAGCTCCCACTCCAGCGCCTCAAACAATACCAGTCTCGCCCTGCAGGGGGCAGCCTGCGCTGAACCACCGACG GTGGAGGTTCGCAACAAGGTGTTTGCCGACAAGTTGGAGACACTCCTTCACCGTGCGTACCACCTCCAGGAGGACTTCGGCGCCACTATTCCACCTGACAGCCTGCTAGCAGACTTTG AGAGCGAGGGGACTCTCATCTTGCCAAACGTAGGGAGCTCCCACAGACAGAGGGACGACGACgccaccaccatcacctccgACGACTCCTTCTTCTCAGCAGCAGAG CTGTTTGAGTCCCTAGAGGAGGTCTACCATCCAGTGAAGTCTGCCGCGCTCTATGAGGATGCGCTGAGCTTGGTTCGCGAGGGACGGGTGGTCTGTCGCTCCCCCAG GACTGAGTTGCTAGAATGCTACGGTGACCACGACTTCCTAGCCAAGCTCCATTGTGTGAGACAAGCCTTCCAG GTTCTTTTGCTGGACGAGCGACACAGAACGTTCTTCATGGAGACAGGAAAGCAGATGATCGCTGGACTCATGGTCAAAGCCAACAAG AGCCCCAAAgccttcctggagagctacgAGGATATGCTCCTGTACACCCAGAGAGAAGAGACCTGGCCCGTCACCAAGATGGAGCTGGAGGGACGAGGG GTGGTGTACATGAGCTTCTTTGACATCGTTCTGGACTTTATCCTCATGGACGCCTTCGAGGACCTGGAGAGCCCGCCCTCGTCTGTGGTGGCTGTGCTCCGCAACCGCTGGCTCTCCGACAGCTTTAAAGAGACG GCCCTGGCGACCGCATGCTGGTCTGTTCTCAAAGCTAAGAGGCGTCTACTGATG GTTCCCGACGGGTTCATCTCTCACTTCTATGCCATATCAGAACACGTGAGCCCTGTTCTAGCCTTTGGGTTCCTCGGACCCAGACAGCACCTCAGTGAGGTGTGCGCCATCTTCAAG CAACAAATCGTGCAGTACCTGAAGGACATGTTCGATCATGACAAGGTGCGCTTCACCTCGTCCCAGTCCCTCGCGGAGGACATCTTGAACCTGTCCCACCGCCGCAGTGAGATCCTGCTGGGCTACCTGGGTATTGACAGCCTGCTGCAGCTCAATGGAAGCCTGCCCAGGGACCAAGGCGACTCCACAGGGTCCAACTGA
- the dolpp1 gene encoding dolichyldiphosphatase 1 isoform X2, translating into MASEEQCSAPPQWRSISLTHVEFPAGDLTGQVLAYTSLLPMAVLVGFVTLIVFKRELHTISFFGGLVLNEGVNWLLKHILREPRPCGGTHTTLNTEYGMPSSHSQFIWFFVVYFFLFLYLRMHQTNNARCVELLWRHILSIVLLGMALSVSYSRVYLLYHTWSQVFYGGVTGSTIGVVWFFFTQEVLTPLFPKMAAWPISEFFLVRDTSLIPNILWFEYTVTRSEARNRQRKLGTKLQ; encoded by the exons ATGGCGTCGGAAGAGCAGTGCTCGGCACCACCTCAATGGCGGTCGATATCTCTAACCCATGTTGAGTTCCCTGCCG GTGACCTGACTGGACAAGTGTTGGCCTACACCAGCCTACTTCCAATGGCTGTTCTCGTGGGCTTCGTCACCCTCATAGTTTTCAAGCGAGAACTGCACACT ATCTCCTTCTTTGGTGGACTGGTGCTGAATGAAGGGGTGAACTGGCTGCTGAAGCACATTCTTAGGGAGCCACGCCCTTGTGGAG GGACACATACAACCCTGAACACAGAGTATGGCATGCCTTCCAGTCATTCCCAGTTCATCTGGTTCTTTGTGGTTtacttctttctttttctttatttaaG AATGCATCAGACGAACAATGCTCGGTGTGTGGAGTTGCTGTGGAGACACATACTGTCCATCGTCTTGTTAGGGATGGCCTTATCGGTGTCCTACAGCAG GGTTTACCTGTTGTACCACACCTGGAGTCAGGTTTTCTATGGAGGAGTGACTGGCAGTACTATCGGGGTTGTGTGGTTCTTCTTCACGCAGGAGGTGCTGACACCGCTGTTCCCCAAGATGGCCGCTTG GCCGATATCAGAGTTCTTTCTGGTGCGAGACACAAGCCTGATCCCCAACATCCTATGGTTTGAGTACACAGTGACCAGATCTGAAGCGAG AAACAGACAACGAAAACTCGGAACAAAACTTCAGTGA
- the aif1l gene encoding allograft inflammatory factor 1-like isoform X2 produces the protein MWKMRCIVLGKKQEYMEDQKYRDEDDLPEKLDSFKNKYAEFDLNDQGEIDMMGLKRMMEKLGVPKTHLEMKKMISEVTGGSSDTINYRDFVKMMLGKRSAVLKLVMIFEDKANGASCKPGGPPPKRDITSLP, from the exons ATGTGGAAAATGCGCTGTATCGTGTTAGGAAAGAAACAG gAATATATGGAAGATCAAAAGTACCGGGATGAGGACGACCTGCCCGAAAAACTAGATTCCTTCAAAA ACAAGTATGCCGAGTTTGACCTGAATGACCAGGGAGAGATAG ACATGATGGGCCtgaagaggatgatggagaAGCTGGGCGTCCCCAAGACCCACCTGGAGATGAAGAAGATGATCTCGGAGGTGACGGGAGGCAGCAGCGACACCATCAACTACCGGGACTTTGTCAAGATGATGCTGGGCAAACGCTCTGCCGTCCTCAAGCT ggtgATGATCTTCGAGGACAAGGCTAACGGGGCCAGTTGTAAACCCGGCGGCCCCCCTCCCAAGCGGGACATAACCAGCCTTCCCTaa
- the aif1l gene encoding allograft inflammatory factor 1-like isoform X1 → MPSNQNLQGGKTFGLLKAQQRERLDEINKEYMEDQKYRDEDDLPEKLDSFKNKYAEFDLNDQGEIDMMGLKRMMEKLGVPKTHLEMKKMISEVTGGSSDTINYRDFVKMMLGKRSAVLKLVMIFEDKANGASCKPGGPPPKRDITSLP, encoded by the exons ATGCCTTCGAATCAAAATCTTCAAG GAGGGAAAACCTTTGGACTATTAAAAGCCCAACAAAGGGAGAGGCTGGACGAAATAAACAAG gAATATATGGAAGATCAAAAGTACCGGGATGAGGACGACCTGCCCGAAAAACTAGATTCCTTCAAAA ACAAGTATGCCGAGTTTGACCTGAATGACCAGGGAGAGATAG ACATGATGGGCCtgaagaggatgatggagaAGCTGGGCGTCCCCAAGACCCACCTGGAGATGAAGAAGATGATCTCGGAGGTGACGGGAGGCAGCAGCGACACCATCAACTACCGGGACTTTGTCAAGATGATGCTGGGCAAACGCTCTGCCGTCCTCAAGCT ggtgATGATCTTCGAGGACAAGGCTAACGGGGCCAGTTGTAAACCCGGCGGCCCCCCTCCCAAGCGGGACATAACCAGCCTTCCCTaa